GACCTGGAGGACTGGCTCTTGGACCATATCCGCCCGACCGCGCCCCAGGTGGGGGTGATCCGGATCGGCAACCGTGAGCTCAAGCCCGCGCGCCAGCTCTTGGGCGATTACCGGGCCGCGGGCGTCATGCTCTACCTGCGCGATAACCAGGAGCTGATCAAGGAGGCCCAGCAGATCAAGTTGGCGTCGCTCGGCACCCTCACGGCCAGCATCGCGCACAATATCCGCAACCCCTTGAGTGCCATCTCCCACGCCGGCCAGCTCCTGGGGGAGGCCAAGGGCCTGTCGCCCGACGACCGCCATCTGCTCGACATCATCCGGCGCAATTGCGGGCGCATCGACGAGATCGTGCGCAGTGTCCTGCAACTGTCCCGGCGCAACCAGTTGGACCCCCAGCTTACCGAGTTGGTCGCGTGGCTGGAGGAGTTCTGCGACGAGTTCCGGGAGGCCAACGGCCTGCCTGCCGACCACTTGCTGCTCGAGTTCGAGCCCCCGCCGATCAGCGTGGAGGTGGACCCGCGCCACCTCCACCAGATCGTCTCCAACCTGTGCGAAAACGCCCTGATTCACGCGGGGAGTCCGGATCAGCCCCCCCATATCCTGCTGCGCGTGGCCCGTGCCGAGGGTCAGGACCGGGCCCGGATCGAAGTCACCGACGACGGCCCCGGGGTCGACCAGGACTCCGCCGGGGACATCTTCAACCCCTTCTTCACCACCAAGTCCAGCGGCACCGGGCTCGGGCTCTACATCGCCCGGGAACTGGCGGAGACCAACGGCATCCGGCTCGAATACCGGCGGGAACGGCCGCGGGGCAGTTGCTTCCGTCTGGTGTTTACGGCATGACGGCGCCGGTGACCCCGCGCGGCGGGGCCGGACCGGGCGCGGCCCGCGTTCGACTGGCGGTCCGGCAGGCGCCAACCGACGCCGCGAACGGCTACAATCGGCAGACGATCGGCAACTCAGCAGCACCGGGAGTGCACCGGCATGAATAAGGCCCACGCCCTCGTCGTCGATGACGAGGCCGACATCCTCGACCTGCTCAAGATC
The DNA window shown above is from Candidatus Thiodictyon syntrophicum and carries:
- a CDS encoding sensor histidine kinase, translating into MPSDKDQDPGAPGPSPKTSPRPAGPSERERWKRGRFPTWESLRWLFLFRLLMVVGLVLVFSPAVSDPLIAGLDVDLAWRVLVVYAVLVLASGINLYAQWPSRQSQVHLAIFVDLIAFTLVMHAGGGVGSGLGVLLAVAVAAAALLMEGRLSLLFASFAALAVITEQTYALLTGGATIASYTQAGILGLMFFAVALLAHVLYRRVRLAEELAARRKVDIDDLSKLNEFIIQDMAIGVVVVDGERKVRLMNQAARDMVNIPALAPEAPLREVCADLEDWLLDHIRPTAPQVGVIRIGNRELKPARQLLGDYRAAGVMLYLRDNQELIKEAQQIKLASLGTLTASIAHNIRNPLSAISHAGQLLGEAKGLSPDDRHLLDIIRRNCGRIDEIVRSVLQLSRRNQLDPQLTELVAWLEEFCDEFREANGLPADHLLLEFEPPPISVEVDPRHLHQIVSNLCENALIHAGSPDQPPHILLRVARAEGQDRARIEVTDDGPGVDQDSAGDIFNPFFTTKSSGTGLGLYIARELAETNGIRLEYRRERPRGSCFRLVFTA